One genomic region from SAR92 clade bacterium H455 encodes:
- a CDS encoding acyl-CoA dehydrogenase family protein — translation MIPRTLYDSDHDMFRDTVRKFLQAEAVPHHAQWEKDGMVSDDIWLKAGEQGFLCPTVPEEYGGVGVDFRYNCIVNEEIGHAGCTGLGWTLHSDIAVPYIVRYGSEEQKQRFLPRCVSGELITAIAMTEPSAGSDLQGTKTTAVLDGDEWVLNGSKTFITNGQKSGLVIVVAKTDVNAGSKGISLFLVEAGTPGFTKGQNLEKLGLKAQDTSELFFQDVRIPKDNLLGEEGRGFVYLMQDLPQERLSVSVTANGMCQAVMQSTVDYVKERKAFGTNVASFQNTQFKLAELSAEVSCAEVFLDRCTELLLEDKLDTVTASKLKLLTTDLQCKVADECLQLFGGWGYMWEYPVCRAFADARVQRIYAGSNEIMKLIISRDLLK, via the coding sequence ATGATTCCACGTACCCTATATGATTCCGACCACGATATGTTCCGCGACACAGTGCGTAAATTTCTTCAGGCTGAGGCGGTGCCGCATCATGCTCAGTGGGAAAAAGATGGCATGGTCAGCGACGATATCTGGTTGAAGGCCGGCGAGCAGGGTTTTTTGTGCCCCACTGTGCCTGAAGAGTATGGCGGTGTTGGCGTCGATTTTCGCTACAACTGTATTGTTAATGAAGAGATTGGTCACGCCGGTTGTACCGGATTAGGCTGGACTCTGCACTCGGATATCGCGGTTCCCTATATAGTTCGCTATGGCAGTGAAGAGCAGAAGCAGCGGTTTTTGCCCCGCTGTGTTTCCGGTGAATTGATTACAGCTATTGCCATGACAGAACCCAGTGCCGGTTCAGATCTTCAGGGTACCAAAACCACTGCAGTTCTCGATGGTGATGAGTGGGTCTTGAATGGTTCGAAGACGTTTATTACCAATGGGCAAAAATCCGGTTTGGTGATTGTTGTGGCTAAGACTGACGTGAATGCGGGTTCTAAAGGCATTAGTTTGTTTTTGGTTGAAGCGGGCACGCCTGGATTTACCAAGGGTCAAAATCTCGAGAAGTTGGGTTTAAAAGCGCAGGATACCTCTGAGCTATTTTTCCAGGATGTGCGGATTCCCAAAGACAACCTGCTCGGTGAAGAGGGACGTGGTTTTGTCTATCTGATGCAGGATCTGCCTCAGGAGAGACTCTCGGTGTCAGTTACTGCCAACGGTATGTGTCAGGCAGTAATGCAGTCCACTGTCGACTATGTCAAAGAACGTAAAGCCTTTGGGACCAATGTTGCTTCGTTCCAGAACACACAGTTTAAACTTGCTGAGTTATCTGCAGAAGTGAGCTGTGCAGAGGTATTTTTGGATCGCTGTACTGAGCTGTTGCTTGAAGATAAATTGGATACAGTGACGGCTTCAAAACTCAAATTACTGACCACTGATCTGCAGTGTAAGGTTGCGGATGAATGTCTGCAGCTGTTTGGCGGCTGGGGTTATATGTGGGAATACCCTGTCTGTCGCGCCTTTGCTGATGCGCGAGTGCAGCGTATTTACGCGGGCAGCAATGAGATTATGAAGTTGATTATTTCTCGTGATTTACTTAAGTGA
- a CDS encoding AzlD domain-containing protein, whose translation MTLLTILLLAGITFGTRYLFLEGRLPVRLGPNLRLLLSYSGPSVLAAILAPILLVRSEQLDLSLSNPYLWGAAAAVTAAYKTGNIYWTIGAGMLVFIAVGQLI comes from the coding sequence GTGACATTGCTAACTATTCTGTTGCTCGCCGGTATTACCTTTGGTACTCGCTATCTGTTTCTTGAGGGCAGACTGCCAGTTCGTCTCGGGCCTAATCTACGCTTGCTGCTCAGTTACAGCGGTCCCTCAGTGTTGGCCGCTATTCTTGCGCCGATATTATTGGTGCGCAGTGAGCAGCTCGATTTAAGTCTATCTAATCCCTATCTCTGGGGTGCTGCGGCAGCTGTAACTGCCGCCTATAAAACAGGCAATATTTACTGGACGATTGGCGCTGGCATGCTAGTCTTTATTGCAGTTGGCCAGTTAATTTAG
- a CDS encoding AzlC family ABC transporter permease has translation MSTIKRALKIATLRGVMDMLPLSLAVLPWGILFGSLAVQRGFSWLEAQMFSGVIFGGAVQIVTVELIADNSSLLTVLFTAFIISSRHFLYGLSLRERLSPQPLRWRLSLGFLLTDELFALSGHRRAYLGKLRLYYGLAAGGSFYLAWNLWTFVGIVAGASLPDLTDLGLDFAIAATFIALVVPGIKSLATLAAVLTAATASVVFTLWHFELGLICAALLAMMVGYTVNKLSGKWGGGS, from the coding sequence ATGAGCACTATAAAGCGAGCCCTAAAAATTGCCACCCTGCGAGGGGTGATGGATATGCTGCCCCTAAGTCTGGCGGTGCTGCCCTGGGGCATATTATTTGGCTCTCTGGCTGTGCAGCGGGGTTTTAGCTGGCTTGAGGCGCAGATGTTTTCAGGGGTTATATTTGGCGGTGCGGTTCAGATTGTCACTGTGGAATTAATCGCCGATAACAGTTCGCTGCTCACTGTGTTGTTTACAGCCTTTATTATCAGTTCCCGGCACTTTCTCTACGGCCTGTCTCTGCGCGAGCGCCTCAGTCCTCAGCCTCTGCGCTGGCGCCTAAGTCTTGGCTTTCTGCTTACCGATGAATTGTTCGCTTTGTCGGGTCACCGCCGTGCCTATCTCGGAAAATTGCGCCTCTATTATGGCTTGGCTGCCGGCGGCAGTTTTTATTTGGCCTGGAATCTGTGGACCTTCGTCGGCATTGTTGCAGGTGCCTCGCTCCCTGATCTAACTGATTTAGGCTTGGATTTTGCGATTGCGGCTACCTTTATCGCCCTAGTGGTTCCCGGTATTAAATCCCTAGCGACCCTGGCGGCGGTGTTGACCGCTGCCACAGCCTCGGTGGTTTTTACTCTGTGGCATTTTGAGTTGGGACTTATCTGTGCGGCCCTTCTGGCCATGATGGTTGGCTATACAGTGAATAAACTCAGCGGTAAATGGGGAGGTGGATCGTGA
- a CDS encoding SDR family NAD(P)-dependent oxidoreductase, with protein MKQAVIVGASSGLGWELAIQLADKGYQLGVMGRREALLNELVEKLPGSHFVQTTDVTNAEQSQTELEGLIARMGDVELIVLSSGVGLFEHKLEWAAEREMIDVNVRGFAALTIVAMEHFTQRGAGHLAGISSMAAHIFGAKTVTYHATKAFVSNYLAGMRQRAIRSGLPIIVTTIEPGFVKTPMVHGNPLWMAPVEKGVAQMVTGLLKKKNHIFITKRWRYIAFVADLMPHWLLRKFL; from the coding sequence ATGAAGCAGGCAGTTATCGTTGGCGCCAGTTCCGGGCTAGGTTGGGAGTTGGCAATTCAGCTGGCAGATAAAGGTTATCAGTTGGGTGTGATGGGTCGCCGCGAAGCGCTGCTCAATGAGTTGGTAGAGAAACTTCCGGGCAGTCATTTTGTTCAAACTACAGATGTGACTAACGCGGAACAGTCCCAGACAGAATTAGAAGGTTTGATTGCCCGCATGGGGGATGTGGAGCTTATCGTTTTAAGTTCCGGTGTCGGCCTGTTTGAGCATAAACTTGAATGGGCCGCTGAGCGGGAAATGATCGATGTGAATGTCCGCGGTTTTGCGGCGCTGACGATTGTTGCAATGGAACACTTTACCCAGCGCGGTGCAGGGCATTTGGCTGGTATCTCCTCGATGGCCGCCCATATTTTTGGTGCCAAGACTGTCACCTATCACGCCACCAAAGCCTTTGTTTCAAACTATCTCGCCGGTATGCGTCAGCGCGCGATTCGAAGCGGGCTACCGATAATCGTTACAACCATTGAACCTGGCTTTGTAAAAACACCGATGGTGCATGGTAATCCCCTGTGGATGGCACCAGTGGAAAAGGGCGTTGCCCAGATGGTTACTGGTTTATTGAAAAAGAAAAACCATATCTTTATCACCAAACGCTGGCGCTATATAGCCTTTGTGGCCGATTTAATGCCTCACTGGTTGCTGCGTAAGTTTTTGTAA
- a CDS encoding polymer-forming cytoskeletal protein — protein sequence MIGPTVVIDGNITSAEDLVVEGKVSGTITATGHEITVGEAGQLKANISAKIVRIEGKVEGDISAGEKVIISKSGDVLGNIDAPRVNLEDGAKFKGSIEMDPEEQPGIKAVPSAKADLFPGAATSEKSNVS from the coding sequence ATGATTGGTCCAACAGTTGTTATAGACGGAAACATTACCAGCGCTGAAGATTTAGTTGTCGAAGGAAAAGTGTCTGGCACCATTACTGCCACTGGGCATGAAATTACAGTAGGTGAGGCAGGTCAGCTGAAAGCCAATATCAGCGCAAAAATTGTGCGTATTGAAGGTAAGGTTGAAGGTGATATTTCCGCTGGCGAAAAAGTTATTATTTCAAAATCCGGTGATGTGCTTGGCAATATAGATGCGCCGCGGGTCAACTTAGAGGATGGTGCCAAATTTAAAGGTAGCATTGAGATGGACCCAGAAGAGCAGCCCGGCATCAAGGCTGTTCCCAGCGCTAAAGCAGATCTATTTCCAGGTGCTGCAACCTCCGAAAAATCCAACGTTTCCTAA
- a CDS encoding ATP-binding cassette domain-containing protein, giving the protein MITLTDIELRRGTKVLLQDAELVVHPGQHIGIIGANGSGKSSLFKLLMGKISADAGELFIPQDWRVAHMAQELANSESSVVDFVLDGDPQIRKIERAIEKALADENHDRLALEYEKLDNANGFDAHYRAEQLLHGLGFAQSELDRPVNSFSGGWRIRLNLAQALMSPSDLMLLDEPTNHLDLDATLWLEQWLKSYTGTLLIISHDRDFIDNVVDRIVHVEHCKTNAYKGNYSTFERVRGERLALQQASFEKQQKRRKEVEEFITRFKAKASKAKQAQSRVKELARMEDIAPAHIDSPFYFSFSQGKKAHSALANISQGDLGYDGQTILSHVNFDLHPGTRIGLLGPNGAGKSTLIASLTGDLDLLSGERVYGENVKIGYFAQHQLEVLDLQASAFLHLQRISPKSTDQELRNFLGGFDFHGDKALEPIKAFSGGEKARVALALIVWQKPNLLLLDEPTNHLDLEMRHALTLALQSYEGALVVISHDRHLLRNTVDEFYLVADGTVKEFEGDLKDYQQWLKNFNRVPTGSGQKNVDQAVPIIKDIIEPVAPIEVLSAAEKKLQRQQSADVRKNLAPLTKKSSQLEKKIEKFQGQLKEIELRLADTDLYQEINKQVLKDQLDLQAEIKKSISESEEQWFDIQQQVEQLSS; this is encoded by the coding sequence ATGATTACATTAACTGACATCGAGCTGCGTCGCGGCACTAAAGTATTGCTGCAAGACGCTGAACTCGTCGTCCACCCGGGCCAACATATAGGTATTATCGGTGCCAATGGCAGCGGCAAGTCGAGCCTATTCAAATTGCTGATGGGAAAAATTAGCGCCGACGCCGGTGAGTTATTTATTCCCCAAGACTGGCGTGTTGCCCATATGGCGCAGGAATTGGCCAACTCCGAAAGCAGTGTTGTGGACTTTGTCCTCGATGGCGATCCGCAGATTCGCAAGATTGAGCGCGCTATCGAAAAAGCCTTAGCCGATGAAAATCACGATCGCCTGGCCCTCGAATATGAAAAGTTAGATAACGCCAATGGCTTTGATGCCCATTATCGTGCCGAGCAGTTGTTGCATGGTTTGGGATTTGCCCAGTCAGAGCTCGACCGCCCAGTTAACAGTTTTTCAGGCGGCTGGCGCATTCGTTTAAATCTGGCTCAGGCCTTAATGAGCCCGTCGGATCTGATGTTGCTCGATGAGCCAACCAATCACCTGGATTTGGATGCCACGCTCTGGTTAGAGCAGTGGTTAAAAAGCTATACCGGAACACTGTTAATTATTTCACATGATCGCGATTTTATTGATAATGTTGTGGACCGTATTGTTCATGTGGAACATTGCAAAACCAATGCCTACAAGGGCAATTATTCAACCTTTGAACGTGTCCGTGGTGAACGTTTAGCATTGCAACAGGCGAGTTTTGAAAAACAACAAAAACGCCGCAAAGAAGTTGAAGAATTTATTACTCGTTTTAAAGCCAAGGCATCAAAAGCCAAACAGGCTCAGAGTCGAGTAAAAGAATTAGCGCGTATGGAAGATATTGCGCCGGCGCATATCGATTCACCGTTCTACTTTAGTTTTTCCCAGGGCAAAAAAGCCCACAGTGCACTGGCTAATATAAGTCAGGGAGATTTGGGTTACGACGGCCAAACTATTTTGTCCCATGTTAATTTTGATCTTCATCCTGGAACACGCATCGGATTGTTGGGGCCAAATGGCGCCGGTAAATCTACCTTGATAGCCAGTTTAACCGGCGACCTAGATCTGCTTAGTGGCGAAAGAGTTTATGGTGAAAATGTAAAGATTGGTTATTTCGCACAGCATCAGTTAGAAGTTTTAGACTTGCAGGCCAGCGCATTCTTACATCTCCAGCGCATCAGTCCAAAATCTACAGATCAAGAGTTGCGAAATTTTCTCGGTGGATTTGATTTTCATGGTGACAAAGCATTGGAACCGATTAAGGCATTTTCCGGTGGTGAAAAAGCGCGCGTTGCCCTGGCCCTAATTGTTTGGCAAAAGCCCAATCTATTGTTACTCGATGAGCCCACCAACCATTTGGATTTGGAAATGCGTCATGCCTTGACTCTTGCACTGCAGAGTTATGAAGGTGCCCTGGTGGTGATTTCTCACGATCGACATCTACTGCGCAATACTGTTGATGAGTTTTATTTGGTTGCAGATGGCACCGTTAAGGAATTTGAGGGTGACCTAAAAGATTATCAGCAATGGCTCAAAAACTTTAACCGTGTGCCCACAGGTTCGGGTCAAAAAAATGTCGATCAAGCTGTTCCAATAATTAAAGACATTATCGAACCCGTTGCTCCGATCGAAGTTCTCAGTGCCGCCGAAAAAAAACTCCAGCGACAGCAGTCTGCTGATGTGCGTAAAAACCTTGCGCCCCTAACCAAAAAATCCTCACAGCTGGAGAAGAAAATTGAAAAGTTTCAGGGGCAGCTAAAAGAGATAGAGCTGCGTCTGGCTGATACTGATTTATATCAGGAGATTAACAAGCAAGTTTTAAAGGACCAGCTTGACCTACAGGCTGAGATTAAAAAGTCGATATCCGAAAGTGAAGAGCAGTGGTTTGATATTCAGCAGCAGGTTGAGCAGCTCAGTAGCTAG
- a CDS encoding ABC transporter ATP-binding protein/permease, translating into MFGFFERLVDPFPGVTPEQPPRGIYQFCRHHVRGMERWLILMAVLTAITAISEAMLIGILGQVVDWLATSDPETFFAETWQTLLAMSVFMLVVIPLANAGRSLVVHQTLMGNLPMSVRWQAHRYLLNQSYGFFQNEFSGRIATKVMQTSLAVRDTVMKLLDVILFVIIYVVTTLFLVANADPRLVVPLLIWLLIYIAVQRHFVPRMKNIATLQADARSMMTGRIVDSYTNIITLKLFSHSSRESAYVKEGMSEFLDTVHPQMRLVTKLNITLWTLNMCLVFSTAALGIYLWVNGAITPGAIAIVMSMAIRLTGMSHWIMWEISSLFENIGTVQDGINTISIPQTITDSDSVSELEIGQGEIQFKDVNFAYNNDEVVFDNLNLTISGGEKVGIVGRSGAGKSSLVNLLLRFFDIQSGNLTIDQQELRNVSQDSLRANIAMVTQDTSLLHRSVRENIMFGRPDASEEQMIEAAKRAQAHEFILSLRDNTGRHGYDAHVGERGVTLSGGQRQRIAIARVLLKDAPILVLDEATSALDSEVEATIQQSLNQLMEGKTVIAIAHRLSTIAAMDKLIVFDQGVIVEQGTHQELLAANGLYANLWSHQSGGFLGLE; encoded by the coding sequence ATGTTCGGTTTTTTTGAACGTCTGGTCGACCCATTTCCGGGTGTTACCCCTGAGCAACCGCCCCGCGGAATCTATCAATTCTGCCGCCACCATGTGCGCGGTATGGAACGCTGGCTGATACTGATGGCGGTATTGACTGCTATTACTGCCATTTCTGAGGCCATGTTAATTGGCATTCTGGGTCAGGTTGTGGATTGGCTGGCCACTAGTGATCCGGAAACGTTTTTTGCCGAAACCTGGCAGACCCTGTTGGCTATGTCGGTGTTTATGTTGGTGGTCATTCCTCTGGCCAACGCAGGGCGTTCTCTGGTGGTACATCAGACGCTCATGGGTAACCTGCCCATGTCGGTGCGCTGGCAAGCTCACCGCTATCTGTTAAATCAGAGCTATGGTTTTTTTCAGAACGAATTTAGCGGACGTATTGCCACCAAGGTGATGCAGACCTCTCTCGCTGTGCGCGACACAGTAATGAAGTTGCTCGATGTTATTCTGTTTGTGATTATCTATGTGGTGACCACACTATTTCTAGTGGCCAATGCTGATCCACGCCTAGTTGTTCCGCTGTTAATTTGGCTGCTGATTTATATCGCCGTGCAACGGCACTTTGTGCCGCGAATGAAAAATATCGCCACACTGCAGGCCGATGCCCGCTCGATGATGACCGGTCGTATTGTTGATAGTTACACCAACATAATCACACTGAAGCTGTTTTCTCATAGTTCTCGGGAGTCCGCTTATGTGAAAGAGGGCATGAGCGAGTTTCTCGATACTGTGCATCCACAGATGCGCTTGGTGACCAAACTCAATATCACGCTGTGGACGTTGAACATGTGTTTGGTGTTCAGCACGGCGGCGCTGGGTATCTACCTCTGGGTCAACGGTGCCATCACCCCTGGCGCCATTGCCATTGTGATGAGTATGGCGATTCGTTTGACCGGCATGTCGCACTGGATTATGTGGGAGATCAGCAGCCTGTTTGAAAATATAGGCACGGTTCAAGATGGCATTAATACTATCTCGATTCCCCAGACTATTACCGATTCAGACTCGGTCTCGGAGCTAGAGATCGGCCAGGGAGAGATTCAATTTAAGGATGTAAATTTCGCCTATAACAATGACGAAGTGGTCTTTGATAATCTCAATCTGACCATTTCCGGGGGTGAGAAAGTTGGTATTGTCGGTCGTAGTGGAGCCGGTAAGTCGAGCCTGGTTAATCTGCTGCTAAGATTCTTTGATATCCAGAGCGGTAACCTGACGATTGATCAGCAGGAGCTGCGCAATGTCTCCCAAGATAGTCTGCGCGCCAATATTGCCATGGTTACTCAGGACACCTCGCTGCTCCATAGATCAGTGCGGGAAAATATTATGTTTGGTCGCCCGGACGCCAGCGAAGAGCAGATGATTGAAGCAGCCAAGCGCGCCCAGGCTCATGAATTTATTCTCAGCCTGCGCGATAACACCGGCCGCCATGGCTACGATGCCCATGTGGGAGAGCGGGGCGTTACTCTCTCTGGTGGTCAGCGTCAGCGCATTGCTATTGCCCGAGTGCTATTAAAAGATGCACCCATACTGGTACTCGATGAGGCCACTTCGGCACTGGATTCTGAAGTTGAGGCGACTATTCAGCAGAGCCTCAATCAACTGATGGAGGGCAAAACGGTGATTGCCATTGCTCACCGCCTCTCCACTATTGCCGCTATGGACAAGCTTATTGTGTTTGATCAGGGGGTGATTGTTGAGCAGGGCACCCACCAAGAACTGCTTGCCGCCAATGGCCTTTACGCCAATCTCTGGAGTCACCAGTCCGGTGGCTTCCTCGGTCTTGAATAA